In Gopherus flavomarginatus isolate rGopFla2 chromosome 1, rGopFla2.mat.asm, whole genome shotgun sequence, a single genomic region encodes these proteins:
- the MYF5 gene encoding myogenic factor 5 isoform X2, with amino-acid sequence MSAAAPRASSCISSPEGEFGDDFEHGLAAFGAHKTDGPWSDEEEHVRAPTGHHQAGHCLMWACKACKRKSTTMDRRKAATMRERRRLKKVNQAFDTLKRCTTANPNQRLPKVEILRNAIRYIESLQEVLREQVENYYSLPGQSCSEPTSPTSSCSDGMAECNSPAWLRRNSRFDTVYCPDTHSDKSTTLSSLDCLSSIVDRISSTSDQAALPLLDTASLPANASLDSQPGTPRTPPHSRLIYHVL; translated from the exons ATGTCAGCTGCTGCTCCGAGAGCAAG CTCCTGCATCTCTTCCCCGGAAGGCGAGTTTGGGGATGATTTCGAACACGGGCTTGCTGCCTTCGGAGCCCACAAAACAGACGGCCCGTGGTCAGACGAAGAGGAGCATGTCAGAGCCCCCACAGGGCATCATCAAGCCGGCCACTGCCTCATGTGGGCTTGCAAAGCCTGCAAGAGAAAGTCCACTACCATGGACCGGAGGAAGGCAGCCACCATGCGCGAGAGGAGGCGCCTGAAGAAAGTGAACCAGGCTTTCGACACTTTGAAGAGGTGCACTACTGCCAACCCCAACCAAAGGCTCCCCAAAGTGGAGATCCTGAGAAACGCCATCAGGTACATCgaaagcctgcaggaggtcttgAGAGAGCAGGTAGAAAACTACTACAGCCTGCCAGGACAGAGCTGCTCTGAACCCACCAGCCCAACTTCCAGCTGCTCCGACGGGATG GCCGAATGCAACAGCCCTGCCTGGCTCCGGCGGAACAGCAGGTTTGACACTGTCTATTGCCCGGACACACACAGCG ACAAAAGTACTACACTGTCCAGCTTGGACTGTTTATCCAGCATCGTGGATCGTATCTCTTCCACCTCCGATCAAGCTGCGCTGCCGCTTCTGGACACCGCCTCCCTCCCTGCAAACGCCAGCCTCGATTCCCAGCCAGGCACCCCTAGGACCCCTCCTCATTCCAGGCTCATCTATCACGTATTATGA
- the MYF5 gene encoding myogenic factor 5 isoform X1 — MEVMDSCQFSPSEFFYDSSCISSPEGEFGDDFEHGLAAFGAHKTDGPWSDEEEHVRAPTGHHQAGHCLMWACKACKRKSTTMDRRKAATMRERRRLKKVNQAFDTLKRCTTANPNQRLPKVEILRNAIRYIESLQEVLREQVENYYSLPGQSCSEPTSPTSSCSDGMAECNSPAWLRRNSRFDTVYCPDTHSDKSTTLSSLDCLSSIVDRISSTSDQAALPLLDTASLPANASLDSQPGTPRTPPHSRLIYHVL; from the exons ATGGAGGTGATGGACAGTTGCCAGTTTTCTCCATCCGAGTTCTTCTATGACAGCTCCTGCATCTCTTCCCCGGAAGGCGAGTTTGGGGATGATTTCGAACACGGGCTTGCTGCCTTCGGAGCCCACAAAACAGACGGCCCGTGGTCAGACGAAGAGGAGCATGTCAGAGCCCCCACAGGGCATCATCAAGCCGGCCACTGCCTCATGTGGGCTTGCAAAGCCTGCAAGAGAAAGTCCACTACCATGGACCGGAGGAAGGCAGCCACCATGCGCGAGAGGAGGCGCCTGAAGAAAGTGAACCAGGCTTTCGACACTTTGAAGAGGTGCACTACTGCCAACCCCAACCAAAGGCTCCCCAAAGTGGAGATCCTGAGAAACGCCATCAGGTACATCgaaagcctgcaggaggtcttgAGAGAGCAGGTAGAAAACTACTACAGCCTGCCAGGACAGAGCTGCTCTGAACCCACCAGCCCAACTTCCAGCTGCTCCGACGGGATG GCCGAATGCAACAGCCCTGCCTGGCTCCGGCGGAACAGCAGGTTTGACACTGTCTATTGCCCGGACACACACAGCG ACAAAAGTACTACACTGTCCAGCTTGGACTGTTTATCCAGCATCGTGGATCGTATCTCTTCCACCTCCGATCAAGCTGCGCTGCCGCTTCTGGACACCGCCTCCCTCCCTGCAAACGCCAGCCTCGATTCCCAGCCAGGCACCCCTAGGACCCCTCCTCATTCCAGGCTCATCTATCACGTATTATGA